From Streptomyces qinzhouensis, one genomic window encodes:
- a CDS encoding sigma-70 family RNA polymerase sigma factor: MLYSPVQVRVAQDHGTGRRDAQITGWALAAGSGDRRATELFVEATYEDVRRFVSRLTYGGPGSIGTPGGADDLAQETYARALTSLSGFAGRSSARTWLLTIARRVVVDGIRRAAARPRIADTADDWLGAAERAQQRRHTPGFEESVAFRDALRALEPGRRQAFVLTRLLGLSYAEAADLLGCPVGTIRSRVARARRELAEVWLDQLPPEPEAEAEPGAGAGAGVLAAA, encoded by the coding sequence ATGCTCTATTCACCCGTTCAGGTTCGGGTCGCACAGGATCACGGCACGGGCCGCAGGGATGCCCAGATCACCGGCTGGGCCCTGGCCGCGGGCTCCGGCGACCGCCGGGCCACGGAGTTGTTCGTCGAGGCCACGTACGAGGACGTACGCCGCTTCGTCAGCCGTCTGACGTACGGCGGGCCCGGTTCGATCGGCACGCCCGGCGGCGCGGACGATCTGGCGCAGGAGACCTACGCCCGCGCCCTGACCAGTCTCAGCGGTTTCGCCGGGCGCAGTTCGGCGCGGACCTGGCTGCTGACGATCGCCCGCCGGGTGGTCGTCGACGGCATCCGGCGGGCCGCGGCCCGGCCCCGGATCGCCGATACCGCCGACGACTGGCTGGGCGCGGCGGAACGCGCCCAGCAGCGCCGGCACACACCCGGCTTCGAGGAGTCCGTGGCGTTCCGGGACGCGCTCCGCGCGCTGGAGCCGGGGCGCCGTCAGGCCTTCGTCCTGACCCGGCTCCTCGGCCTCTCGTACGCGGAGGCCGCGGACCTTCTGGGCTGCCCGGTGGGGACCATAAGGTCCCGGGTGGCCCGGGCCCGGCGCGAACTCGCCGAGGTCTGGCTGGATCAGCTTCCGCCGGAACCGGAAGCGGAGGCGGAACCGGGAGCGGGAGCCGGGGCCGGGGTCCTCGCCGCCGCCTGA